A region of Shewanella psychromarinicola DNA encodes the following proteins:
- a CDS encoding TIGR04211 family SH3 domain-containing protein, with amino-acid sequence MLRVLSILIFLLAPSGVFAAQAPTRFISDDVYTFIHGGPGTEFRILGSVEAGQPITLLDNTDGDFTQIIDHKGREGWVLTSLVTDQPSFRERFPEMEAQLKQANEQLNQITQNTDNTEEYLILANEKVTELNAALTIAVKQRDEAELKVQQGVDNRRYQMWQQGGLIGGMGALIGIILVYLPRPQRRKNSRWM; translated from the coding sequence GTGTTAAGAGTACTTTCAATCCTTATATTTTTACTTGCGCCAAGTGGCGTATTTGCGGCCCAAGCACCAACGCGTTTTATTTCTGATGATGTGTATACGTTTATTCATGGTGGACCGGGTACAGAATTTCGTATTCTTGGTAGCGTAGAAGCGGGTCAACCGATCACGTTATTGGATAATACCGATGGTGATTTCACTCAAATTATTGATCATAAAGGCCGAGAAGGCTGGGTATTAACCAGTTTAGTGACCGATCAGCCTAGTTTTCGTGAACGTTTTCCAGAGATGGAAGCCCAACTGAAGCAAGCTAATGAGCAATTAAATCAAATTACTCAAAATACTGACAATACTGAAGAATATTTAATTCTGGCTAACGAAAAGGTGACTGAATTAAACGCTGCATTAACGATAGCGGTTAAACAGCGAGATGAAGCCGAGTTAAAAGTGCAGCAAGGGGTTGATAATCGTCGTTATCAAATGTGGCAGCAAGGTGGCTTGATTGGCGGTATGGGTGCATTGATTGGTATTATATTGGTGTACTTACCGCGTCCGCAGCGTCGTAAAAATAGTCGTTGGATGTAA
- a CDS encoding inorganic phosphate transporter, whose amino-acid sequence MVDVLVTNGPMLIMIAAAFGFLMAWGIGANDVANAMGTSVGSNAITIKQAIIIAMIFEFTGAFLAGGEVTSTIRKGIIDASYFTDVPELLVYGMIASLLAAGIWLVVASALGWPVSTTHSIIGAIVGFAAVGVNADAVEWGKVGGIIGSWVVTPAISGFIAYIIFQSVQKLIFDTDDPLGNAKRYVPFYMALAGFVMSLVTITKGLKHVGINFSTVEAYLLAAAVAAVVGLLGKVAISRLKMSDKADRQTQYGNVEKVFAILMVVTACCMAFAHGSNDVANAIGPLAAVVSVVESGGVIGAEAVLAWWILPLGAVGIVLGLAIFGQRVMKTIGKNITHLTPSRGFAAELAAASTVVIASGTGLPISTTQTLVGAVLGVGMARGIAAINIGVVRNIVVSWVITLPAGAALSIVFFFIIKSIFS is encoded by the coding sequence TGCAATGGGGACCTCTGTAGGTTCTAATGCCATTACCATTAAACAAGCGATTATTATTGCAATGATCTTTGAGTTCACCGGTGCATTTTTAGCCGGTGGTGAAGTCACAAGTACTATTCGTAAAGGTATTATCGACGCCAGTTATTTTACTGACGTACCAGAGTTATTGGTATACGGCATGATTGCCTCATTACTTGCTGCAGGTATTTGGTTAGTGGTAGCGTCAGCGTTAGGCTGGCCCGTTTCTACAACCCATTCGATTATTGGCGCGATTGTCGGTTTTGCCGCAGTGGGTGTCAATGCTGACGCTGTTGAATGGGGTAAGGTTGGCGGTATTATTGGCTCTTGGGTTGTGACACCCGCAATTTCGGGTTTTATTGCTTATATCATTTTCCAAAGTGTGCAAAAGCTGATTTTTGATACCGATGATCCGTTGGGAAATGCTAAGCGTTATGTGCCTTTTTACATGGCATTAGCCGGTTTTGTGATGTCTCTTGTGACCATTACCAAAGGTTTAAAGCATGTAGGCATCAATTTTTCAACCGTAGAAGCTTATCTTTTAGCGGCGGCTGTTGCGGCCGTAGTTGGTCTTTTGGGTAAAGTGGCCATTAGCCGTTTAAAAATGAGCGACAAAGCTGACCGTCAAACTCAGTATGGTAATGTTGAAAAAGTCTTCGCCATTTTAATGGTTGTAACTGCATGTTGTATGGCATTTGCACATGGTTCAAACGACGTTGCTAACGCGATTGGTCCATTAGCTGCAGTGGTTTCTGTGGTTGAAAGTGGCGGTGTTATTGGTGCTGAAGCTGTTCTAGCATGGTGGATTTTACCATTAGGCGCAGTGGGTATTGTGTTGGGGTTGGCTATTTTTGGTCAGCGTGTGATGAAAACCATTGGTAAAAACATCACCCATTTAACGCCAAGCCGTGGTTTTGCTGCTGAATTAGCTGCCGCATCGACTGTGGTTATTGCTTCTGGTACCGGTTTACCTATCTCGACCACACAAACCTTAGTGGGCGCAGTGTTAGGTGTGGGCATGGCGCGTGGTATCGCGGCAATCAATATTGGTGTGGTGCGTAACATTGTTGTGTCTTGGGTTATTACCCTGCCAGCAGGTGCTGCATTATCTATTGTGTTCTTCTTCATTATTAAGAGCATCTTTAGTTAA